In Oryzias melastigma strain HK-1 linkage group LG10, ASM292280v2, whole genome shotgun sequence, a single window of DNA contains:
- the xpnpep2 gene encoding xaa-Pro aminopeptidase 2 isoform X2: MASSAWMLAVCVAALTVTVVGAAANKQAERNCSLTPPYLPSTAVNTSLQLQQLRVQMQSSNISAYIIPGTDAHMSEYIALRDARLAFMTGFTGSAGTAVVTQSKAVLWTDSRYWVQAERQMDCNWELEKDASISSVADWLMSELPLGSSVSFDPFLFSLETFQNYASDLESSGLRLNPITTNLVDTVWKDRPPLSAESLIRLPDRVINRSWQMKVQEIRNLMMENLNSPTALLLSALDETAWLFNLRGNDIPYNPFFYSYTLLTQNEIWLFVHTERVTKDLEEYLEAHCSDPLCVQLKPYDSVLQELSKYVLQPDIRVWIGTEYTNYALFQLIPQAKLITSTYSPVLTSKAVKDETEEQVLRDAHVRDAVAVIQLLMWLENVVPQGNETELSAAEYVNKCRSKQKDNRGPSFETISASGPNAALAHYSASVETNRRLTVDEMYLVDSGGQYLDGTTDITRTVHWGTPTQMQKEAFTRVLMGNIEISRTVFPSGTRGVNLEMLGRRALWEVGLNYGHGTGHGVGNYFGVHEWPVGFQTNNIPFRAGMFTSIEPGYYKENDFGIRIEDIAVTVPAQTKYGNNYLTFDTVSLVPYDRKLIDISLLSTEQRKWLNKYYETIRRLVGPELDKQGLHEENNWMLKNTEAFPELGSSASICSSSLTLIALAATLLHSVS; the protein is encoded by the exons ATGGCTTCTTCTGCATGGATGCTGGCTGTGTGTGTGGCAGCGCTGACAG TGACAGTTGTTGGTGCAGCTGCAAACAAACAGGCTGAGAGGAATTGCTCTTTGACTCCCCCG TATCTCCCCAGCACAGCAGTAAATACCtctctccagctgcagcagctacGAGTACAAATGCAATCTTCCAACATCTCTGCCTACATTATTCCCGGCACTGATGCCCACATG AGTGAGTACATTGCATTGCGGGACGCCAGGTTGGCCTTCATGACGGGTTTTACGGGCTCTGCAG GAACAGCCGTGGTGACTCAGAGCAAGGCTGTTTTGTGGACCGACAGCCGTTACTGGGTTCAGGCGGAAAGACAGATGGACTGCAACTGGGAGCTGGAAAAAGATG CCTCCATCAGCAGTGTGGCAGACTGGCTCATGTCGGAGTTGCCACTAGGAAGCTCTGTCAGCTTTGACcccttcctcttctctctcg AGACGTTTCAAAACTACGCCTCCGATCTGGAGTCAAGCGGTCTCCGCCTTAACCCCATCACTACTAACCTGGTGGACACAGTGTGGAAGGACAGGCCTCCCCTCTCAGCTGAAAGCCTCATCCGCCTGCCTGACAGAGTCATAA ACAGATCCTGGCAGATGAAGGTGCAGGAAATCCGTAATTTGATGATGGAGAACCTGAACAGCCCAACAGCTCTTCTGCTTTCAGCTCTGGATGAAACAGCCT GGCTCTTTAATCTGCGTGGCAACGACATTCCCTACAACCCCTTCTTCTACTCTTACACTCTGCTCACACAGAATGAAATCTG GCTTTTTGTCCACACTGAGCGGGTGACCAAGGATTTGGAGGAGTACCTGGAGGCCCATTGTAGCGATCCTCTCTGTGTGCAGCTGAAGCCTTATGACTCTGTCCTTCAGGAACTGAGTAAATACGTACTCCAGCCTGATATTAGAGTCTGGATTGGTACAGAATACACAAATTATGCACTATTTCAGCTCATACCACAG GCAAAGTTGATCACATCTACATACTCTCCTGTGCTGACATCTAAAGCCGTGAAAGACGAGACGGAAGAGCAAGTCCTGAGGGATGCTCAC GTGAGAGATGCAGTAGCTGTAATCCAGCTGCTGATGTGGCTGGAAAACGTTGTGCCTCAGGGAAACGAGACTGAGCTGAGCGCTGCGGAGTATGTCAACAAATGTCGCAG CAAACAGAAGGACAACAGAGGTCCAAGTTTTGAAACAATCTCTGCTAGCGGACCCAATGCTGCGCTCGCACACTACAG CGCTTCAGTAGAAACCAACAGGAGGCTGACAGTTGATGAGATGTACCTGGTTGACTCTGGAGGCCAGTACCT AGATGGAACCACTGACATCACTCGAACAGTCCACTGGGGGACTCCCACACAAATGCAAAAG GAGGCCTTTACTCGAGTCCTCATGGGAAACATTGAGATTTCTCGAACTGTTTTTCCTTCAGGAACAAGAG gcGTGAACTTAGAGATGCTGGGTCGCCGAGCACTCTGGGAGGTGGGCCTAAACTATGGCCACGGCACCGGTCACGGAGTTGgaaactattttggagttcacgaaT GGCCAGTTGGCTTTCAGACCAATAATATTCCCTTCAGAGCTGGCATGTTTACATCCATAG aacCTGGTTATTACAAGGAAAATGATTTTGGGATCAGGATTGAGGACATTGCTGTGACAGTACCAGCTCAAACTAAG TATGGCAACAACTACCTAACCTTTGACACGGTGTCGTTGGTTCCTTACGACAGGAAGCTTATAGACATCTCTCTCCTCAGCACAGAACAG CGTAAGTGGTTGAACAAATACTACGAGACAATCCGACGGCTGGTGGGTCCTGAGCTGGACAAACAGGGGCTGCACGAGGAGAACAACTGgatgttaaaaaacactgaagccttTCCTGAGCTTGGATCTTCAGCCTCCATCTGTTCTTCCTCCCTGACCCTCATTGCTCTGGCTGCCACTCTGCTCCACAGTGTCTCCTGA
- the LOC112145182 gene encoding extracellular calcium-sensing receptor-like isoform X1, producing the protein MHDFICVMVLFMVAMGVLTEDETGLCELLGSPVLPVLSKSGDITIGGAFSVYTQTPKSSPSLTETPEPLICTRISFREFRFAQTMIFAIEEINNSSSLLPNISVGYKIFDSCGSTLPSTRAAMGLINGQEKTFGKSCTGQSTVHAIIGASKSSSTIVLSQIAGIFQIPVISHFSTCACLSNRKEHPSFFRTIPSDYYQSRALAQLVKHFGWTWVGAVRSDNDYGNNGMATFIEAATQEGICVEYSEAISWTSLDEQVERVVRVIKTGTAKVVVAFLGYDEMDILLEEALRQNITGLQWVGSESWITSSNLALRKYSGILTGSIGFAIKKAKIAGLQEFLLQVHPSQDPQNHILKEFWEETFGCSFQPSLKGVKQCSGSERLRDIKNPFTDVSELRISNNVYKAVYAVAHAMHSMLKCGEKSEEVNMSCTWKSILPPKEIAKHIQDVNFSLQSGEKVYFDERGDPAATYQLVNWQKNSAGDPVFVTVGSYDASLPDGKQFTIKEMNLTWFGESKQRPISVCSESCFPGFRQAVIKGKPICCFSCIACAAGEISNSTNSAECSPCPLEYWSNEDHNKCVPKVIEFLSYEETMGALLAGFSLFGASLTLVVSFVFFWFRHTPLVKASNSELSFFLLLSLTLCFLCALTFIGQPTDWSCMLRHVAFGITFALCISCILTKTITVVIAFTAKRPANTVPQCSVLLQRMGVLGGTFLQVLICVVWLTLAPPFPHKNTVYAAERIILECSLGSSIGFWVVLGYIGLLAVLCLILAFLARKLPDNFNEAKFITFSMLIFIAVWVTFIPAYVSSPGKFTVAVEIFAILASSFGLLFCIFAPKCYILLLKPERNTKNHMMGRNQVKT; encoded by the exons ATGCATGACTTCATTTGTGTTATGGTACTCTTTATGGTTGCTATGGGAGTCTTAACAGAAGATGAAACAGGTCTCTGTGAGCTGCTGGGAAGCCCTGTGTTACCTGTACTATCAAAGAGTGGAGACATCACCATTGGAGGAGCTTTTTCAGTCTATACCCAAACCCCAAAGTCTTCACCTTCTCTGACTGAAACTCCAGAACCTCTCATTTGCACAag GATAAGCTTCAGAGAGTTCCGTTTTGCTCAGACAATGATTTTTGCCATTGAGGAGATCAACAACAGCAGCTCTTTACTGCCCAACATCTCGGTTGgttataaaatatttgacagCTGTGGTTCAACCCTGCCTTCAACACGTGCAGCCATGGGTCTGATTAATGGACAGGAAAAGACTTTTGGAAAAAGCTGCACTGGTCAGTCAACCGTTCATGCCATCATTGGAGCCTCTAAGTCCTCTTCCACCATTGTCTTGTCACAAATTGCTGGGATTTTTCAAATACCAGTG ATCAGTCACTTTTCTACATGTGCATGTCTCAGTAACAGAAAGGAGCACCCCTCTTTCTTCAGAACCATCCCCAGTGACTACTATCAGAGCAGAGCACTGGCTCAGCTGGTAAAGCACTTCGGGTGGACATGGGTCGGTGCAGTGAGAAGTGACAATGACTACGGCAATAATGGAATGGCAACTTTCATTGAAGCTGCAACCCAGGAGGGCATTTGTGTTGAATACTCTGAGGCCATCTCATGGACTAGTTTAGATGAACAGGTCGAGAGGGTGGTCAGAGTAATCAAAACAGGCACTGCAAAAGTTGTAGTTGCCTTTCTTGGCTATGATGAAATGGATATACTGCTCGAAGAAGCTTTGAGACAAAATATAACTGGCCTGCAGTGGGTAGGAAGTGAATCCTGGATTACATCAAGTAATTTGGCTCTAAGAAAATATTCTGGAATACTGACTGGCTCTATAGGTTTTGCCATAAAGAAGGCAAAAATCGCTGGTTTGCAGGAGTTTCTTTTACAGGTTCACCCAAGTCAGGACCCTCAGAATCACATACTGAAGGAGTTCTGGGAAGAAACATTTGGCTGCAGTTTCCAGCCAAGTCTGAAAGGAGTAAAGCAGTGCTCTGGATCTGAGAGACTACGAGACATAAAAAATCCTTTCACTGATGTGTCAGAGCTGAGAATATCTAATAATGTATACAAAGCTGTATATGCTGTAGCTCATGCAATGCACAGCATGctaaaatgtggagaaaagagTGAAGAAGTTAACATGTCATGTACCTGGAAAAGCATTTTGCCGCCAAAAGAA ATTGCCAAACATATCCAGGACGTGAATTTTTCTCTTCAATCAGGAGAGAAAGTGTACTTTGACGAAAGAGGAGATCCTGCAGCGACCTATCAACTGGTTAACTGGCAAAAGAACTCCGCAGGAGACCCCGTGTTTGTGACTGTAGGGAGCTATGATGCCTCACTTCCAGATGGAAAGCAGTTTACAATAAAAGAGATGAATCTCACATGGTTTGGAGAATCTAAACAG AGGCCAATTTCTGTATGCAGTGAGAGTTGCTTTCCTGGTTTCCGACAGGCTGTGATTAAAGGCAAACCCATTTGTTGCTTTTCCTGCATCGCTTGTGCGGCTGGAGAGATCAGCAATTCCACCA ATTCTGCAGAGTGTTCTCCGTGTCCACTGGAGTACTGGTCAAATGAAGATCATAACAAGTGTGTTCCAAAGGTGATTGAGTTCCTGTCTTATGAAGAGACCATGGGTGCCCTCCTCGCTGGTTTCTCTTTGTTTGGAGCAAGTTTAACACTCGTTGTgtcttttgtcttcttttggTTCCGTCACACACCTCTGGTCAAAGCCAGTAACTCTGAGCTAAGCTTCTTTCTGCTGCTCTCCTTGACTTTATGTTTCCTGTGTGCTCTGACCTTCATTGGTCAACCCACTGACTGGTCCTGTATGTTGCGCCATGTAGCATTTGGCATAACCTTTGCTTTGTGTATTTCATGCATTTTGACTAAGACCATAACGGTGGTGATTGCCTTTACAGCCAAAAGACCAGCCAACACAGTTCCTCAGTGTTCTGTGTTGTTACAAAGAATGGGTGTTCTTGGTGGCACTTTTCTGCAGGTGTTGATTTGTGTGGTGTGGTTAACTCTGGCACCACCCTTTCctcacaaaaatacagtttatgcAGCAGAAAGGATAATTCTAGAGTGTAGCTTAGGGTCATCTATAGGGTTTTGGGTTGTGTTAGGGTATATTGGCCTTCTAGCGGTATTATGCCTGATCCTTGCTTTTTTAGCTCGAAAGCTGCCGGACAATTTCAATGAAGCAAAATTCATCACATTCAGCATGTTGATATTTATTGCAGTCTGGGTCACATTTATCCCAGCATATGTGAGTTCTCCTGGAAAATTCACTGTAGCTGTAGAAATCTTTGCAATTTTGGCCTCCAGCTTTGGTTTGCTTTTCTGTATATTTGCTcccaaatgttacattttattactGAAGCCAGAGAGGAACACTAAAAACCACATGATGGGGAGAAATcaagtaaaaacataa
- the LOC112145182 gene encoding extracellular calcium-sensing receptor-like isoform X2 codes for MHDFICVMVLFMVAMGVLTEDETGLCELLGSPVLPVLSKSGDITIGGAFSVYTQTPKSSPSLTETPEPLICTRISFREFRFAQTMIFAIEEINNSSSLLPNISVGYKIFDSCGSTLPSTRAAMGLINGQEKTFGKSCTGQSTVHAIIGASKSSSTIVLSQIAGIFQIPVISHFSTCACLSNRKEHPSFFRTIPSDYYQSRALAQLVKHFGWTWVGAVRSDNDYGNNGMATFIEAATQEGICVEYSEAISWTSLDEQVERVVRVIKTGTAKVVVAFLGYDEMDILLEEALRQNITGLQWVGSESWITSSNLALRKYSGILTGSIGFAIKKAKIAGLQEFLLQEFWEETFGCSFQPSLKGVKQCSGSERLRDIKNPFTDVSELRISNNVYKAVYAVAHAMHSMLKCGEKSEEVNMSCTWKSILPPKEIAKHIQDVNFSLQSGEKVYFDERGDPAATYQLVNWQKNSAGDPVFVTVGSYDASLPDGKQFTIKEMNLTWFGESKQRPISVCSESCFPGFRQAVIKGKPICCFSCIACAAGEISNSTNSAECSPCPLEYWSNEDHNKCVPKVIEFLSYEETMGALLAGFSLFGASLTLVVSFVFFWFRHTPLVKASNSELSFFLLLSLTLCFLCALTFIGQPTDWSCMLRHVAFGITFALCISCILTKTITVVIAFTAKRPANTVPQCSVLLQRMGVLGGTFLQVLICVVWLTLAPPFPHKNTVYAAERIILECSLGSSIGFWVVLGYIGLLAVLCLILAFLARKLPDNFNEAKFITFSMLIFIAVWVTFIPAYVSSPGKFTVAVEIFAILASSFGLLFCIFAPKCYILLLKPERNTKNHMMGRNQVKT; via the exons ATGCATGACTTCATTTGTGTTATGGTACTCTTTATGGTTGCTATGGGAGTCTTAACAGAAGATGAAACAGGTCTCTGTGAGCTGCTGGGAAGCCCTGTGTTACCTGTACTATCAAAGAGTGGAGACATCACCATTGGAGGAGCTTTTTCAGTCTATACCCAAACCCCAAAGTCTTCACCTTCTCTGACTGAAACTCCAGAACCTCTCATTTGCACAag GATAAGCTTCAGAGAGTTCCGTTTTGCTCAGACAATGATTTTTGCCATTGAGGAGATCAACAACAGCAGCTCTTTACTGCCCAACATCTCGGTTGgttataaaatatttgacagCTGTGGTTCAACCCTGCCTTCAACACGTGCAGCCATGGGTCTGATTAATGGACAGGAAAAGACTTTTGGAAAAAGCTGCACTGGTCAGTCAACCGTTCATGCCATCATTGGAGCCTCTAAGTCCTCTTCCACCATTGTCTTGTCACAAATTGCTGGGATTTTTCAAATACCAGTG ATCAGTCACTTTTCTACATGTGCATGTCTCAGTAACAGAAAGGAGCACCCCTCTTTCTTCAGAACCATCCCCAGTGACTACTATCAGAGCAGAGCACTGGCTCAGCTGGTAAAGCACTTCGGGTGGACATGGGTCGGTGCAGTGAGAAGTGACAATGACTACGGCAATAATGGAATGGCAACTTTCATTGAAGCTGCAACCCAGGAGGGCATTTGTGTTGAATACTCTGAGGCCATCTCATGGACTAGTTTAGATGAACAGGTCGAGAGGGTGGTCAGAGTAATCAAAACAGGCACTGCAAAAGTTGTAGTTGCCTTTCTTGGCTATGATGAAATGGATATACTGCTCGAAGAAGCTTTGAGACAAAATATAACTGGCCTGCAGTGGGTAGGAAGTGAATCCTGGATTACATCAAGTAATTTGGCTCTAAGAAAATATTCTGGAATACTGACTGGCTCTATAGGTTTTGCCATAAAGAAGGCAAAAATCGCTGGTTTGCAGGAGTTTCTTTTACAG GAGTTCTGGGAAGAAACATTTGGCTGCAGTTTCCAGCCAAGTCTGAAAGGAGTAAAGCAGTGCTCTGGATCTGAGAGACTACGAGACATAAAAAATCCTTTCACTGATGTGTCAGAGCTGAGAATATCTAATAATGTATACAAAGCTGTATATGCTGTAGCTCATGCAATGCACAGCATGctaaaatgtggagaaaagagTGAAGAAGTTAACATGTCATGTACCTGGAAAAGCATTTTGCCGCCAAAAGAA ATTGCCAAACATATCCAGGACGTGAATTTTTCTCTTCAATCAGGAGAGAAAGTGTACTTTGACGAAAGAGGAGATCCTGCAGCGACCTATCAACTGGTTAACTGGCAAAAGAACTCCGCAGGAGACCCCGTGTTTGTGACTGTAGGGAGCTATGATGCCTCACTTCCAGATGGAAAGCAGTTTACAATAAAAGAGATGAATCTCACATGGTTTGGAGAATCTAAACAG AGGCCAATTTCTGTATGCAGTGAGAGTTGCTTTCCTGGTTTCCGACAGGCTGTGATTAAAGGCAAACCCATTTGTTGCTTTTCCTGCATCGCTTGTGCGGCTGGAGAGATCAGCAATTCCACCA ATTCTGCAGAGTGTTCTCCGTGTCCACTGGAGTACTGGTCAAATGAAGATCATAACAAGTGTGTTCCAAAGGTGATTGAGTTCCTGTCTTATGAAGAGACCATGGGTGCCCTCCTCGCTGGTTTCTCTTTGTTTGGAGCAAGTTTAACACTCGTTGTgtcttttgtcttcttttggTTCCGTCACACACCTCTGGTCAAAGCCAGTAACTCTGAGCTAAGCTTCTTTCTGCTGCTCTCCTTGACTTTATGTTTCCTGTGTGCTCTGACCTTCATTGGTCAACCCACTGACTGGTCCTGTATGTTGCGCCATGTAGCATTTGGCATAACCTTTGCTTTGTGTATTTCATGCATTTTGACTAAGACCATAACGGTGGTGATTGCCTTTACAGCCAAAAGACCAGCCAACACAGTTCCTCAGTGTTCTGTGTTGTTACAAAGAATGGGTGTTCTTGGTGGCACTTTTCTGCAGGTGTTGATTTGTGTGGTGTGGTTAACTCTGGCACCACCCTTTCctcacaaaaatacagtttatgcAGCAGAAAGGATAATTCTAGAGTGTAGCTTAGGGTCATCTATAGGGTTTTGGGTTGTGTTAGGGTATATTGGCCTTCTAGCGGTATTATGCCTGATCCTTGCTTTTTTAGCTCGAAAGCTGCCGGACAATTTCAATGAAGCAAAATTCATCACATTCAGCATGTTGATATTTATTGCAGTCTGGGTCACATTTATCCCAGCATATGTGAGTTCTCCTGGAAAATTCACTGTAGCTGTAGAAATCTTTGCAATTTTGGCCTCCAGCTTTGGTTTGCTTTTCTGTATATTTGCTcccaaatgttacattttattactGAAGCCAGAGAGGAACACTAAAAACCACATGATGGGGAGAAATcaagtaaaaacataa
- the LOC118599275 gene encoding extracellular calcium-sensing receptor-like has translation MFMPIFSMAMLWATGRGKPTCQTYGTKELSSFFKEGDITIGGIFSFHQSPVTASSALELNPGSIQCEGLDQGELQYAYTMMFAIEEINNSSELLPDVTLGYIIFDSCPSIPLSIRALLNLMNVYEGEKSSCDKPSSVHAVIGDTTSNSTIGIERTLGPFHIPVISHSATCACLSNRGDYPSFFRTIPNDIYRTDPRQRFLDVVNIIKKSTSKVIVAFADGTDLDILFRELHAQSVTGLQWVGSEGWITYRQIATPMNYAVVQGAVGFAALSSPIPGLQEFLRNSKPSITEGNQGLVELWEMVFNCTLKYKTEAQDYKPCNRMETLRKVNLPFTDVSDTSLLNNIYKGTYAIAHALNMLINFENEQGPFENNSCADRKNIQPWQVLYYLSRVNFTTDTGENVFFDDLGDPVAHYALVNWQMDETGHTLFQTIGYYDASQPEGQQFDVNPGVSSPWAEENHEIKGAFG, from the exons ATGTTCATGCCTATTTTTTCTATGGCCATGCTGTGGGCGACAGGTCGTG GAAAGCCCACGTGTCAAACGTATGGGACCAAAGAACTGTCTTCATTTTTCAAGGAAGGAGACATTACTATTGGAGGAATTTTTTCCTTTCACCAGAGCCCAGTCACTGCGAGTTCAGCTCTTGAACTCAACCCAGGTTCAATCCAGTGTGAAGG GCTGGACCAAGGTGAACTTCAGTATGCATACACCATGATGTTTGCCATTGAGGAAATAAACAACAGCTCAGAGCTTTTGCCAGATGTGACCCTTGGTTACATAATATTTGATTCTTGCCCCAGTATCCCCCTGTCCATAAGAGCATTGTTAAATCTCATGAATGTGTACGAAggggagaaaagcagctgtgATAAACCCTCCAGTGTTCATGCTGTCATTGGGGACACCACCTCCAATTCTACTATTGGCATAGAACGCACACTAGGACCCTTCCATATACCTGTG ATAAGTCATTCAGCCACTTGTGCCTGTCTCAGTAACAGAGGAGACTACCCTTCTTTCTTTAGAACCATCCCTAATGACATTTACAGAACCGATCCAAGGCAGCGTTTCTTAGATGTCGTGAATATTATCAAAAAATCCACTTCTAAGGTAATTGTGGCATTTGCAGACGGTACAGACCTTGATATACTATTCAGAGAGCTTCATGCACAGAGTGTAACTGGTCTGCAGTGGGTAGGAAGTGAAGGGTGGATTACATATCGACAAATTGCCACTCCAATGAACTATGCTGTGGTCCAAGGCGCAGTCGGATTTGCAGCACTAAGTTCGCCCATCCCTGGATTACAGGAGTTCCTAAGAAACAGCAAGCCCTCCATTACAGAAGGAAATCAGGGGCTTGTGGAGTTGTGGGAGATGGTATTCAACTGCACCCTGAAGTACAAAACAGAGGCTCAGGATTACAAACCGTGTAATAGGATGGAGACTCTAAGGAAAGTCAACCTGCCGTTCACAGATGTGTCAGATACCAGCCTGCTGAATAATATTTATAAGGGCACATATGCAATCGCTCATGCCCTGAACATGTTAATTAACTTTGAAAATGAACAGGGGCCTTTTGAGAACAACTCATGTGCTGATAGGAAAAATATACAGCCATGGCAg gtATTGTATTACCTGTCAAGGGTAAATTTCACCACTGACACTGGTGAGAATGTGTTCTTTGATGATTTGGGTGACCCTGTAGCACACTACGCTCTGGTAAACTGGCAGATGGATGAAACCGGCCACACACTGTTCCAAACCATTGGTTACTATGATGCCTCCCAGCCTGAAGGTCAGCAGTTTGATGTTAACCCAGGTGTGAGTTCTCCTTGGGCTGAAGAGAACCATGag ataaaaggagcatttgggtga
- the xpnpep2 gene encoding xaa-Pro aminopeptidase 2 isoform X1 has translation MASSAWMLAVCVAALTVTVVGAAANKQAERNCSLTPPYLPSTAVNTSLQLQQLRVQMQSSNISAYIIPGTDAHMSEYIALRDARLAFMTGFTGSAGTAVVTQSKAVLWTDSRYWVQAERQMDCNWELEKDASISSVADWLMSELPLGSSVSFDPFLFSLETFQNYASDLESSGLRLNPITTNLVDTVWKDRPPLSAESLIRLPDRVINRSWQMKVQEIRNLMMENLNSPTALLLSALDETAWLFNLRGNDIPYNPFFYSYTLLTQNEIWLFVHTERVTKDLEEYLEAHCSDPLCVQLKPYDSVLQELSKYVLQPDIRVWIGTEYTNYALFQLIPQAKLITSTYSPVLTSKAVKDETEEQVLRDAHVRDAVAVIQLLMWLENVVPQGNETELSAAEYVNKCRSKQKDNRGPSFETISASGPNAALAHYSASVETNRRLTVDEMYLVDSGGQYLDGTTDITRTVHWGTPTQMQKEAFTRVLMGNIEISRTVFPSGTRGVNLEMLGRRALWEVGLNYGHGTGHGVGNYFGVHEWPVGFQTNNIPFRAGMFTSIGEPGYYKENDFGIRIEDIAVTVPAQTKYGNNYLTFDTVSLVPYDRKLIDISLLSTEQRKWLNKYYETIRRLVGPELDKQGLHEENNWMLKNTEAFPELGSSASICSSSLTLIALAATLLHSVS, from the exons ATGGCTTCTTCTGCATGGATGCTGGCTGTGTGTGTGGCAGCGCTGACAG TGACAGTTGTTGGTGCAGCTGCAAACAAACAGGCTGAGAGGAATTGCTCTTTGACTCCCCCG TATCTCCCCAGCACAGCAGTAAATACCtctctccagctgcagcagctacGAGTACAAATGCAATCTTCCAACATCTCTGCCTACATTATTCCCGGCACTGATGCCCACATG AGTGAGTACATTGCATTGCGGGACGCCAGGTTGGCCTTCATGACGGGTTTTACGGGCTCTGCAG GAACAGCCGTGGTGACTCAGAGCAAGGCTGTTTTGTGGACCGACAGCCGTTACTGGGTTCAGGCGGAAAGACAGATGGACTGCAACTGGGAGCTGGAAAAAGATG CCTCCATCAGCAGTGTGGCAGACTGGCTCATGTCGGAGTTGCCACTAGGAAGCTCTGTCAGCTTTGACcccttcctcttctctctcg AGACGTTTCAAAACTACGCCTCCGATCTGGAGTCAAGCGGTCTCCGCCTTAACCCCATCACTACTAACCTGGTGGACACAGTGTGGAAGGACAGGCCTCCCCTCTCAGCTGAAAGCCTCATCCGCCTGCCTGACAGAGTCATAA ACAGATCCTGGCAGATGAAGGTGCAGGAAATCCGTAATTTGATGATGGAGAACCTGAACAGCCCAACAGCTCTTCTGCTTTCAGCTCTGGATGAAACAGCCT GGCTCTTTAATCTGCGTGGCAACGACATTCCCTACAACCCCTTCTTCTACTCTTACACTCTGCTCACACAGAATGAAATCTG GCTTTTTGTCCACACTGAGCGGGTGACCAAGGATTTGGAGGAGTACCTGGAGGCCCATTGTAGCGATCCTCTCTGTGTGCAGCTGAAGCCTTATGACTCTGTCCTTCAGGAACTGAGTAAATACGTACTCCAGCCTGATATTAGAGTCTGGATTGGTACAGAATACACAAATTATGCACTATTTCAGCTCATACCACAG GCAAAGTTGATCACATCTACATACTCTCCTGTGCTGACATCTAAAGCCGTGAAAGACGAGACGGAAGAGCAAGTCCTGAGGGATGCTCAC GTGAGAGATGCAGTAGCTGTAATCCAGCTGCTGATGTGGCTGGAAAACGTTGTGCCTCAGGGAAACGAGACTGAGCTGAGCGCTGCGGAGTATGTCAACAAATGTCGCAG CAAACAGAAGGACAACAGAGGTCCAAGTTTTGAAACAATCTCTGCTAGCGGACCCAATGCTGCGCTCGCACACTACAG CGCTTCAGTAGAAACCAACAGGAGGCTGACAGTTGATGAGATGTACCTGGTTGACTCTGGAGGCCAGTACCT AGATGGAACCACTGACATCACTCGAACAGTCCACTGGGGGACTCCCACACAAATGCAAAAG GAGGCCTTTACTCGAGTCCTCATGGGAAACATTGAGATTTCTCGAACTGTTTTTCCTTCAGGAACAAGAG gcGTGAACTTAGAGATGCTGGGTCGCCGAGCACTCTGGGAGGTGGGCCTAAACTATGGCCACGGCACCGGTCACGGAGTTGgaaactattttggagttcacgaaT GGCCAGTTGGCTTTCAGACCAATAATATTCCCTTCAGAGCTGGCATGTTTACATCCATAGGTG aacCTGGTTATTACAAGGAAAATGATTTTGGGATCAGGATTGAGGACATTGCTGTGACAGTACCAGCTCAAACTAAG TATGGCAACAACTACCTAACCTTTGACACGGTGTCGTTGGTTCCTTACGACAGGAAGCTTATAGACATCTCTCTCCTCAGCACAGAACAG CGTAAGTGGTTGAACAAATACTACGAGACAATCCGACGGCTGGTGGGTCCTGAGCTGGACAAACAGGGGCTGCACGAGGAGAACAACTGgatgttaaaaaacactgaagccttTCCTGAGCTTGGATCTTCAGCCTCCATCTGTTCTTCCTCCCTGACCCTCATTGCTCTGGCTGCCACTCTGCTCCACAGTGTCTCCTGA